Proteins found in one Strix aluco isolate bStrAlu1 chromosome 29, bStrAlu1.hap1, whole genome shotgun sequence genomic segment:
- the RNF126 gene encoding E3 ubiquitin-protein ligase RNF126 isoform X1, giving the protein MGTNPGRLWAASAAAPSCSSSLFLLPEGPAGARGGLGGAGAPEPAPRGNGGAARPGHPEPRPCKSRPPRAPPLLFRVSAASRFLSPLGRRRLRRASLGGVRRGGGGVGRWRRLHRSRDGSSATAARPRSPRACPNADNETSSSTSASDQSRHPFENVDQHLFTLPQGYGQFAFGIFDDSFEFPFGSNVQSEDNRDLENRREREHQSRHRYGARQPRARLATRRAAGRHEGVPTLEGIIQQLVNGIIAPTTIPNLGLGPWGVLHSNPMDYAWGANGLDAIITQLLNQFENTGPPPADKEKIQALPTVQIAQEHVDSGLECPVCKEDYTVGENVRQLPCNHLFHNSCIVPWLEQHDTCPVCRKSLSGQNTATNPPGLTGMNFSPSSSSSSSSSSSPSNENSSNNS; this is encoded by the exons ATGGGAACAAATCCGGGGAGACTCTGGGCAGCGTCAGCTGCAGCCCCGTCCtgctcttcctcactcttcctcctcccggAGGGAccggccggggcccggggggggctgggaggggccgGGGCCCCAGAACCGGCCCCGCGGGGAAAtggcggcgccgcccgccctgGACACCCCGAGCCCCGCCCCTGCAAGTCCCGCCCCCCGCGAGCCCCGCCCCTTCTCTTCCGCGTTTCTGCCGCTTCGCGGTTCCTGTCCCCCCTCGGCCGCCGTCGCCTCCGCCGCGCGTCGCTGGGCGGGGtgaggcgcgggggggggggggtgggaagatGGCGGAGGCTTCACCGCAGCCGGGACGGTtcttctgccactgctgctcGGCCGAGATCGCCCCGCGCCTGCCC GAACGCGGACAATGAGACCAGCTCCTCGACGTCGGCCAGCGACCAGAGCAGGCACCCCTTCGAG AACGTGGATCAGCACTTATTCACCTTGCCCCAGGGCTACGGGCAATTTGCCTTCGGGATCTTCGATGACAGCTTTGAGTTTCCGTTCGGGTCCAACGTGCAGTCGGAAGACAACAGGGACTTGGAGAACCGGAGGGAGCGGGAGCATCAGTCTCGGCACCGCTACGGCGCGAGGCAGCCGCGGGCCCGCCTGGCCACACGCCGTGCCGCTGGCAGGCACGAGGGCGTTCCCACGCTGGAAGG aaTTATCCAGCAGCTGGTTAATGGAATTATTGCACCTACAACGATACCAAACCTAGGACTAGGGCCCTG GGGAGTCCTGCACTCTAATCCGATGGACTACGCGTGGGGCGCCAACGGCTTGGACGCGATTATTACCCAG TTACTAAATCAGTTTGAAAACACTGGACCGCCGCCAGCAGACAAAGAAAAGATCCAGGCCCTCCCCACCGTACAGATCGCACAGGAACACGTAG ACTCTGGGCTGGAGTGTCCGGTGTGTAAAGAAGATTATACAGTGGGTGAGAACGTCCGGCAGCTGCCCTGCAACCACCTGTTCCACAACAGCTGCATCGTGCCCTGGCTGGAGCAG CACGACACGTGTCCTGTGTGCCGGAAGAGCTTAAGTGGACAAAACACTGCCACAAACCCCCCAGGACTCACAGGGATGAACTTctcaccatcctcctcctcctcctcctcttcctccagctcacCAAGTAACGAAAACTCATCGAACAACTCATGA
- the RNF126 gene encoding E3 ubiquitin-protein ligase RNF126 isoform X3: MAEASPQPGRFFCHCCSAEIAPRLPDYICPRCESGFIEELPEEPRNADNETSSSTSASDQSRHPFENVDQHLFTLPQGYGQFAFGIFDDSFEFPFGSNVQSEDNRDLENRREREHQSRHRYGARQPRARLATRRAAGRHEGVPTLEGIIQQLVNGIIAPTTIPNLGLGPWGVLHSNPMDYAWGANGLDAIITQLLNQFENTGPPPADKEKIQALPTVQIAQEHVDSGLECPVCKEDYTVGENVRQLPCNHLFHNSCIVPWLEQHDTCPVCRKSLSGQNTATNPPGLTGMNFSPSSSSSSSSSSSPSNENSSNNS, translated from the exons atGGCGGAGGCTTCACCGCAGCCGGGACGGTtcttctgccactgctgctcGGCCGAGATCGCCCCGCGCCTGCCC GACTATATTTGCCCACGGTGTGAATCTGGTTTTATTGAAGAACTTCCTGAAGAGCCAAG GAACGCGGACAATGAGACCAGCTCCTCGACGTCGGCCAGCGACCAGAGCAGGCACCCCTTCGAG AACGTGGATCAGCACTTATTCACCTTGCCCCAGGGCTACGGGCAATTTGCCTTCGGGATCTTCGATGACAGCTTTGAGTTTCCGTTCGGGTCCAACGTGCAGTCGGAAGACAACAGGGACTTGGAGAACCGGAGGGAGCGGGAGCATCAGTCTCGGCACCGCTACGGCGCGAGGCAGCCGCGGGCCCGCCTGGCCACACGCCGTGCCGCTGGCAGGCACGAGGGCGTTCCCACGCTGGAAGG aaTTATCCAGCAGCTGGTTAATGGAATTATTGCACCTACAACGATACCAAACCTAGGACTAGGGCCCTG GGGAGTCCTGCACTCTAATCCGATGGACTACGCGTGGGGCGCCAACGGCTTGGACGCGATTATTACCCAG TTACTAAATCAGTTTGAAAACACTGGACCGCCGCCAGCAGACAAAGAAAAGATCCAGGCCCTCCCCACCGTACAGATCGCACAGGAACACGTAG ACTCTGGGCTGGAGTGTCCGGTGTGTAAAGAAGATTATACAGTGGGTGAGAACGTCCGGCAGCTGCCCTGCAACCACCTGTTCCACAACAGCTGCATCGTGCCCTGGCTGGAGCAG CACGACACGTGTCCTGTGTGCCGGAAGAGCTTAAGTGGACAAAACACTGCCACAAACCCCCCAGGACTCACAGGGATGAACTTctcaccatcctcctcctcctcctcctcttcctccagctcacCAAGTAACGAAAACTCATCGAACAACTCATGA
- the RNF126 gene encoding E3 ubiquitin-protein ligase RNF126 isoform X4, whose translation MGSKCLICIVCIYRNADNETSSSTSASDQSRHPFENVDQHLFTLPQGYGQFAFGIFDDSFEFPFGSNVQSEDNRDLENRREREHQSRHRYGARQPRARLATRRAAGRHEGVPTLEGIIQQLVNGIIAPTTIPNLGLGPWGVLHSNPMDYAWGANGLDAIITQLLNQFENTGPPPADKEKIQALPTVQIAQEHVDSGLECPVCKEDYTVGENVRQLPCNHLFHNSCIVPWLEQHDTCPVCRKSLSGQNTATNPPGLTGMNFSPSSSSSSSSSSSPSNENSSNNS comes from the exons ATGGGTAGCAAGTGCTTAATTTGCATAGTTTGCATCTACAG GAACGCGGACAATGAGACCAGCTCCTCGACGTCGGCCAGCGACCAGAGCAGGCACCCCTTCGAG AACGTGGATCAGCACTTATTCACCTTGCCCCAGGGCTACGGGCAATTTGCCTTCGGGATCTTCGATGACAGCTTTGAGTTTCCGTTCGGGTCCAACGTGCAGTCGGAAGACAACAGGGACTTGGAGAACCGGAGGGAGCGGGAGCATCAGTCTCGGCACCGCTACGGCGCGAGGCAGCCGCGGGCCCGCCTGGCCACACGCCGTGCCGCTGGCAGGCACGAGGGCGTTCCCACGCTGGAAGG aaTTATCCAGCAGCTGGTTAATGGAATTATTGCACCTACAACGATACCAAACCTAGGACTAGGGCCCTG GGGAGTCCTGCACTCTAATCCGATGGACTACGCGTGGGGCGCCAACGGCTTGGACGCGATTATTACCCAG TTACTAAATCAGTTTGAAAACACTGGACCGCCGCCAGCAGACAAAGAAAAGATCCAGGCCCTCCCCACCGTACAGATCGCACAGGAACACGTAG ACTCTGGGCTGGAGTGTCCGGTGTGTAAAGAAGATTATACAGTGGGTGAGAACGTCCGGCAGCTGCCCTGCAACCACCTGTTCCACAACAGCTGCATCGTGCCCTGGCTGGAGCAG CACGACACGTGTCCTGTGTGCCGGAAGAGCTTAAGTGGACAAAACACTGCCACAAACCCCCCAGGACTCACAGGGATGAACTTctcaccatcctcctcctcctcctcctcttcctccagctcacCAAGTAACGAAAACTCATCGAACAACTCATGA
- the RNF126 gene encoding E3 ubiquitin-protein ligase RNF126 isoform X2, whose amino-acid sequence MFSNSNVVQIASMRLFHNPDLKSPAQEREQQLLLGLSLGLGVCCFLISLGRPGQRRADRWRRCLVLGPYRVFPWWLEERFQDYICPRCESGFIEELPEEPRNADNETSSSTSASDQSRHPFENVDQHLFTLPQGYGQFAFGIFDDSFEFPFGSNVQSEDNRDLENRREREHQSRHRYGARQPRARLATRRAAGRHEGVPTLEGIIQQLVNGIIAPTTIPNLGLGPWGVLHSNPMDYAWGANGLDAIITQLLNQFENTGPPPADKEKIQALPTVQIAQEHVDSGLECPVCKEDYTVGENVRQLPCNHLFHNSCIVPWLEQHDTCPVCRKSLSGQNTATNPPGLTGMNFSPSSSSSSSSSSSPSNENSSNNS is encoded by the exons ATGTTCTCGAACTCAAACGTTGTGCAAATTGCCTCGATGCGGTTATTTCACAATCCGGATCTGAAGAGTCCTGcgcaggagagggagcagcagcttctcttgggtCTCTCTCTAGGTCTTGGTGTTTGCTGCTTCCTTATCTCGCTGGGCAGGCCGGGGCAGCGCCGAGCGGATCGCTGGCGTCGCTGCCTTGTGCTGGGGCCTTATCGGGTTTTTCCGTGGTGGCTGGAAGAGCGATTCCAG GACTATATTTGCCCACGGTGTGAATCTGGTTTTATTGAAGAACTTCCTGAAGAGCCAAG GAACGCGGACAATGAGACCAGCTCCTCGACGTCGGCCAGCGACCAGAGCAGGCACCCCTTCGAG AACGTGGATCAGCACTTATTCACCTTGCCCCAGGGCTACGGGCAATTTGCCTTCGGGATCTTCGATGACAGCTTTGAGTTTCCGTTCGGGTCCAACGTGCAGTCGGAAGACAACAGGGACTTGGAGAACCGGAGGGAGCGGGAGCATCAGTCTCGGCACCGCTACGGCGCGAGGCAGCCGCGGGCCCGCCTGGCCACACGCCGTGCCGCTGGCAGGCACGAGGGCGTTCCCACGCTGGAAGG aaTTATCCAGCAGCTGGTTAATGGAATTATTGCACCTACAACGATACCAAACCTAGGACTAGGGCCCTG GGGAGTCCTGCACTCTAATCCGATGGACTACGCGTGGGGCGCCAACGGCTTGGACGCGATTATTACCCAG TTACTAAATCAGTTTGAAAACACTGGACCGCCGCCAGCAGACAAAGAAAAGATCCAGGCCCTCCCCACCGTACAGATCGCACAGGAACACGTAG ACTCTGGGCTGGAGTGTCCGGTGTGTAAAGAAGATTATACAGTGGGTGAGAACGTCCGGCAGCTGCCCTGCAACCACCTGTTCCACAACAGCTGCATCGTGCCCTGGCTGGAGCAG CACGACACGTGTCCTGTGTGCCGGAAGAGCTTAAGTGGACAAAACACTGCCACAAACCCCCCAGGACTCACAGGGATGAACTTctcaccatcctcctcctcctcctcctcttcctccagctcacCAAGTAACGAAAACTCATCGAACAACTCATGA